The sequence below is a genomic window from Lolium perenne isolate Kyuss_39 chromosome 7, Kyuss_2.0, whole genome shotgun sequence.
CACGCTGGGGCTGTGGGAGTACGTCGGGTGAAGCTGTTGTTGCACATGGGTTAGTTGCAGCAACTGGCTGCCATTTGCTCTGATGGATTAGGATCCAAGGCCTGGCACGCAGAGACATGCCTTCCTGACTGAAGATGCTCCAACCATCAGGTATTTTGATCCGACAACTGCGCGAAATCCAGGCATCGGTTTGCGCCTCTTGTGGCTTGAGGTTTAAGTTAGTGGCTCCtgattgttgatgcagacttgcttTTGGTGGAAGAAAGCTGATTTTATTGTGATCGAGTGATGTCGCCGGCCGATAAGGCTCGACTTTTTTCGAGTTGTTTATCAGCAGACCATATTGCTGACCTGGATTTGCGTTATGCTAAATTGGTTTCTCCCCTGTGGTCCACTTCATGCTGCGTATCTGATTTCCTGCTCGTAGAAAAAAAAACAAGTTGCATTCTTTTCTTTGGGGGGAAAAGAGGGGGCAAAGCATTTGTGCCAAAGTTAGACATTTGTCCGGATGCAATGTTTGTTACTTCATTGTTACCTTTGTAACCCAATCCACTGGGAAATGATTCGGATGGCACTTTCAGCCATTCAGGTTTTTGTGCGCACCGCAATAAATTTGCATGTATGCCTCTTTCTGCAAGTGTCAAAGCTGGTATAGCTTGGAGGTCTGATAGGTATCTTCGACGTATGGTGGCCGTTGCCATCATTGTCATACAGCACCACGAAAGTATACGCACTTTCTTTTCATGCTGGAATTCAGCAAGATAAGAATTCATCCCAGACAAGCTATATGGTCGTGGCGCTTTGGAATTCAACCCAAAAATATAATAACAAGTGAAAAAAACTCAAAATTACTGAAGTTCCGTTCAAACTATGCTATGCACTGTAGAGTGGAGACCGACGATTCCTGGAGCAGGAGCGAAAGAGTACCGTCGGCAACAGTTTATTAGGTCACCAATCTGTTACCTGTAATCGTATGTTAAACTAAGCAGAGGGAAGCCAGAGTGTAACATGGTGCCTCCAAAGCATATACtacctgattaaaattgattggactTGACAATGATATCTGATGATCTGATCTGGGCCCAAGATTACCTCTTGGTTACATCTAATGATCAGATCGTGCCAGATTGCAAACCTGGCATCGACAAAGGTTACATGATTAAAAGCACAGCTACTCGGACAGGTGTAGTAGTTCTGTGCTCGGACAGGAGTACAGAGGAAGATAGCCGTGATGGCAGTCTATGCAGGAATTGAGTATCTGAGTTTATTTTGAATAATTATGATTGAGACAATGAGACATGCAATGGTAAGCTGATATATAAAGTTCTGTAGTAATACTAGATAAAGTGGTGCTAATAATTTATACCTCAAGGACTTCAGAACTGTTCATACGATGCATCTGATACACACCATTTGCACCTTATTTCGGTCCATATAATACTACGAAGTAAACGaacaagagaaaaaaaaaacgttCTTCAAGAGAAGATACTACTAGTGGCAGAGACTCGACCAGGACAGTGGGACCTCAGAAGCTGTCAATACAGGGAAGGTGGCTGGTGCACCAACAACCAGCTTGGTGGCCTTGCAGTCGCCATCGGAAGACGAGCCACTATTTTGGTGGTTTTGGACTGAGATCCAGTGCCCTGCCACAGGCAAGGCACGGATGAACAGTGCCATGCCCTGCCTCCTTTTCTGGACGTCGGATAGAGAATCAACGGCTGGATGAATATGAACAGGGGTTGCTACAGGGGACATCTACAGTGCATCAGCTACAGGGATTTTTGCTGTGTCGTCCGTGCACAGTACGCGCTACAGTAACTTCCCCAACATTGCTGCTACAGTACTTAATCTTGGCTGTTCGTTTTCGATCCAATGGCCAAGCAGGCAGGGCACGACACTGTTCATCCATGCCTTGCCTGTGGCGGGGCACTGgatctcattccattttggtgcgtTCCGTTTCCGCCCCGGTGGCCAGCGCTGGCGCCGCGCGCCAGCCGCCAACAGCCGACGCCTTATTTGCTTGACTGCTTTATTTTTTTTACTTTCGAAAATTCTTAATAATCATCAATAGCAGTATAAAATATAAATAGATCtaaagtaataaaaattacaaagaCGTAAGCCAAAGGCACGCTGTCGTACTCGCCCCTCTATCACCGGAGCCGGGAAAGCTTATCGTAGTAGATCTTGTTGTAGTACACAAAGGGAAAGCCATTATGCTAATGCCCAAAGAACCAACACACCAGAGCAGCAACCGTCGCCAAAGATAACAACCGTAGATCGAAAGAGACAGACATCACGGACCTGGAACCACACAAACGTGAAAACCGACTGGATCCCAGGAGATCCGCCAGGCACACGACTCCACCCGCTCTCCGTCGATGCTAGACGCAACATCGGAGCGAGGATAGGACGGGGAGGGCTTTATTCTGATTTCAGGATGTAGCCGCCACCTCGCCACCCCGAAGAAGACACTAAAAACAACCTAACAAAGGACAAAACCTTCCCGTCGACAAGAGGTCAtggtccgccacacctccaagaCCCCAAAACCACCCTAGGCGAAGCCTAGATGGGTTTTTCTAGCCGCCTCACAATCGCCTCCTCCTGGAGTCCCTTAGGTACCGGTCCAATCAACAATTGAATTGCATTGCTTGACTGCTTTACTTGATCTGCATTGTTTATTCAGATTTGCCGTTTAGGTTTGCACAATGTTGCTACAAATTCTAGCGGTAGTACCGTAGTAGCATTTCCATTGGTGCGTCCCATGGCGCTTTGGGGCTTCGGCGCTGTTTTGGGCCACATCTTGTAACTATGTAAAATGAAGCCTATgtaatatttctatctcaataaattTGTTTTGTTCTTTAATTTTTTTTAGGGTTTCGTATCGGGGTCGTCGGTGTGCATAATCTCTCCCCAAATTAGGACAGGTGCCGGCACATCCAATAGAGCACTATCGACGCCTATTTAGGGCGCGATTGGTGTAGATACACTTAGTACTCATGTATGATCTTACAACATCGTTCAAATCCATAGAAATAAAAATGAAGGAAaagtttttttttgcgaaagaaaGGAAGGAAGTTGTATTCCCTCTGGAGACATGAAAAAAGGGTTTCGCATACATATAGACTTGTACGGTAACATATTTTTTTGACGATGTTAGGATTTCTGGATTTTATGAGCGCATGGAAAATATATCGGTTTGCAGCTCAAAAAATTTGCTAGAGGGCTGTTTGATTTGTCAATACACagttgagtttgttttaagttgacatgatgaatgaatggaagtgttttttttttcttgagtCAAGCTACTGAACATTCACCATTGGTTCATCAAAATATTCATAATTTCTGAAAACTCTTGACCGGCGTAGAAAAAGAACGTGATAATACGACTGCATCAATCGAGATTTAAGAATACGAGCATAAATAAATACTAACAATTATACATGGCGCTAGAAGAAAGGCCCGGCTGGTAGGAAAAAAGAAGGAAACAGAGAGAGATCCGAGCGCACCAGAAGGAAGAAGCAAACCGAAACAacaccacgaaggagaagccgagctgggaggagtagttcacttccctctccctctctcccacgCCTCCCGCTTCCTCTCCTGGAAGCAACGCGGGCGGCACCCCCCAAGGAGACGCGGGCGGAATCGGCAAGCGCTGCCTTTCCGTGGGTTGCGCAGTCCTTTTTCTTGATCCGTCCGCGAGATCTCCCCGGGTAGCGTGCGAGATTCCACGCGGCCGGAGTTGCGGAGAAGGCCCGAGAACACCGCAGCTGTTCTTGGCGTCCCGAGCTGCCCGCTTCGTGATTTGAAAAGATTTGCGGGTTGTGGTGGCCGCCCCGCCATGGCCGCGCCGGGAGGGCTCGAGCAGTGGCAGAAGGATGGCTTCTTCCAGGCCGCCGAGGAGGTCCAGGAGTCGGCAGACCTGTGAGTGCCTTCTTGCCTGCTTTCCTTTCTCGGGGATCGAAAGATTGGATTTTGATGCGTGCTTACCTACCTCAGGCTGATTTACTTTTCTGCCATGAATTTGTTCGTCAGGATCGTTTTCAGAAGTCGAAATTTTGGAGTCTCTCAAATTCTCGTGTTGTGTGTGATTTTCGAGTTTATCAAGATGTGATCTCCTTGCGTGTTCGCTGGTGGATTTAGATTACTCTGCTCCGTGTTACCTACGGAATTAGGGGTTGGTGGCTGGAACGGAAATCTGATTTCGTTGTGTGGTTGTTATCAAATTTTGTTGGATTTTAGGCTTACATGTGTGGTTTGATTGTGAACTGCTGTTAGTATTGTACAAGTCCTATCTGTTCTGTAAGTGGTTCTAGCTTAGTACACAGCGTTGATTGGTGGTGTTCTAGCTTGTACTTCCAGCTTTCTTGATGAATCTGGGTCTTTTGGGGACATCTCTGTCAAACAGCTTCACAATCTCACATCTAGATGACAGATGTTGTATGTTCAGTATGAACAGGTTACCTTAGTTAATGATATTTTCATGTGCTTAGGGTCTAATGTATTTTTTGTTGCTTTCACACGGTGGGTTCCTTGATGTAGCTTTCTTGTATTATCTGTTTGTTTGCTTGCTTGCCTTCTCTTCCTTAATTTGTTGGGGTTGACAATTCGTGTGTCATTTGGCCACGTAGCCTAAATTGGATTTTCACAAGGCACACTCGACTTCTTTAGCTTTGTTTTAGACATTTCTCTTATTTTTATCATGTCAAGTTCTTGACTTCTCTGAATTACTCTTTCAGGATGGAATCTACTTATAGAACATGGGTGCATGAGCGTAGCAGTGGAGCCAATTCTGACGAGTTAAACGATTTGCAAAGGGAACTCCAGACAGTTTTAGGGACTGCAAAATGGCAGGTGGGTTTTTCCCTACAATCTAATTGAATTCATTCATATATTCATGTGGCAGAATAACTTACCTGTAGTCTTTTTAATGATCGCCTGTGCAGTTGGAGCAGTTCGAAAGAGCTGTAAGGTTGAGCAATGATAAGTATTCGTTGGAAGCGGGTACAGTGTCCAGGCGACGGCAGTTCATTGTAGCGATAGGGGACCAAATTTCTCGAGTAGAGAAAGCGACCAATGTTTCTAAAATTGAAAATGGTAGTCGAGGACTCAACTGGGTGAAGTTAGATGAGGATGAGCAAAATGATCTTGTAGCTTTCCTTTCAGCGCCTGCACAGTTATCCAGAGAAACAAGGAAAAGAGAAGGTAGTTACCATAGTCCACCCAGACAAAAGAATGTGCTAGTTGGTGCAAACAATCATATGGACATGGCTGGGATCAGTAAGGACCGTCGTACATCACCAATGGAAATATCAAATGTTGAGAGTGAAGTTCGCGGTCTAGCTGAGCAGTTAAATGTCCACAGAACAAATGTGAGTTCCAGTGATGAGCATTGGAAGATAAATATTGGTGATGACAAGGATGATGAAAGAAAATTATCCCCAAAGAGGGTCGAGGTGTCAAGTAAAACCACTACTTTATCTGGTATCCTGAAAGGCTCAGAGTATTTAACAAGAATGAGATGGTTGCGGAATAGTTTGTGGAAATCTAAGAGTGATGAGCATCTTCCGTTAAGATATGATGTGCCAAATCAGCTTGACTTCAGGGGTGTAACCTTATTAGCGCAGGTATACGTATACCTACTAAGACTGCTGCGTCACAATGTTGAATCATATACAAGTATGAGTAGGGATTTCGGCTCCCCAGCTCCAATGATCACTCTGTTTTCTAAAATTCGAAAATCATGTTTACAAGTTctaaaaattttaaaaaaatctggATGTATTAAACAATATCCTACAAATGTGCAAAAGCTTTATTTGAAATACTTTGTATTctgacctacacaaaaatgaaaaaatatGGATCTGAGTATAGTGAACATTGCATATTTTGAGAAGTCTAAATttatcagattttgtcatttttgtgtagcccagaattcaAAGAAATTTGCATTATGATTTTACATGCTTGTGGGATACCTTATTGACTAAATCCAgaaatttttcaatttttttaacttGTAAATGTGATTTTAGATGTTCTGGAGCTTGAGAGCCAAAGAGAATTTTCAATACAATTATGAAATATGTTAGTGATTTCTGTTTGATTTATGAGATACACTGCTTGAACTAATGAACTATAAACAAAACAATTAAGGCTTACAGTTAACTTATTTGAGAAACTATTGTCATGTTATTTTTGCTAATGCCCAGTAAATGTGCTGTGCAGCGATTTAGTGGGCTAACAGAAAGAAGCAGGACTTGTTTTAACATGTGGAAGGAAAATTCTAGAAATTCTGGAAGAGCAGGTGGCCTTCATATACAAGGCCAGCAACATAGCACTCAGTTTGGTGGTCGTTCCATTCGAATTACCCTCTTACTGGTGTTGAGTATCTTTCTGATTGGTTAGTGGTAAACTTGTCTCTTTTCttactgtctctgataatgtatgCATACACACATCTTCTGTACCATGCATAGATGTTCTCAGTTTTTACATGCCTGACATGGACATTTTATATTCCCATAAATTGCTTATAACATATACTGCCTTTACATCAATACCTGGCAGCACCATTGTAACTTATGTTCATGGACTACAGAAACAAAGTATATAAGCTTTGGTGCGATGCTTTAGGTTTCAATGGCTATATCTTTAGTGTAATACGCATCAATATTGACAGATACATATAGTATAGTTGGTAATTCTTGCCAAAAAAACAGACATGAATGTGAATCACTGTTCAGTTTCTACCCATTCTAACAACTAATTTTGTGCTTTTGCAGTACCCTTTCTCATCTGCTCTGCATGACAAGGCTCAGATTGTATGTGTGCTGGTGAAGCTGCATCGGAACATTTAAAAGCAATCATGTGGCCGGAAAAGAGTTTTTAACAGTTCCAGATTGTGCTGGTGTTATTCACGTGCTCAGGCAAGCTGAGCAGGTGGACTACACGAGGTGCGCACCATATGGGAGACAAAAAGAGAAGCACGACCGCAGTGTTGTACATGTATTATCTCAAATTTGCTGTCACCGGCGCATAAAATCACACTGAGATGAATCCAAGCTACGGCTAATGTGGAGTCTACTGTGATGGATGTGATTTCTCTGCGAATTGGAGGCGGGTGCTATTTCTCCCCACCAGTCACCGTCAGTACTACTTTACACCGCCAAGGCAACTGTAAAAAGATGTAGAGCTgttgaaaagaaaaagaaaaaggaacagAAAAATGTGCTGATTGATCACTAGCATTTGTAACAACTACTTGTTTCAGTGAAATAAACTTGCTTATTTATTCTACTGCATTATTCAAACTTTAGTAGAATGTATTTCTCTTCATAGGTTCTGTAACAACTAGTGAGTTTACCTCCGTTGTTGTTACAAGCTTGAACCTTTTTCCTTGCATGTCTCAGTTCTTTTCGAATGTCAGCCATGCTTGGGGGTTGATCGGAAGGAACAGTATCAGGTATCAGTCGTAAGAATCGAATGAACTAACTTTCGGGCTTACCACTCTTTGCAATTTGCATGGTTAATTTTCTAGTGTGGTAGCTCATTACCTTAAGATAACATTGCTCCACGGCGACGAAGGATTCATCGAGGAGAGGGGTTTGACATGTTTTATTTGAAAAACTTGATTCATCGAGGAGAGGGGTTTGACATGTCTTATTTGAAAAACTTGATTCATAGAAGAAAGCAATCTGCACAGTTGACTCTTTTTCTTCATCGGTTTCAAATGGTCAGGTCGTCTTCGGTCTTCCCCATATGTTCGTTTCTTATTTTGCCTGCACCTTAACAAGCCTCACTAAATTAGGCAGTT
It includes:
- the LOC127301094 gene encoding uncharacterized protein, whose amino-acid sequence is MAAPGGLEQWQKDGFFQAAEEVQESADLMESTYRTWVHERSSGANSDELNDLQRELQTVLGTAKWQLEQFERAVRLSNDKYSLEAGTVSRRRQFIVAIGDQISRVEKATNVSKIENGSRGLNWVKLDEDEQNDLVAFLSAPAQLSRETRKREGSYHSPPRQKNVLVGANNHMDMAGISKDRRTSPMEISNVESEVRGLAEQLNVHRTNVSSSDEHWKINIGDDKDDERKLSPKRVEVSSKTTTLSGILKGSEYLTRMRWLRNSLWKSKSDEHLPLRYDVPNQLDFRGVTLLAQRFSGLTERSRTCFNMWKENSRNSGRAGGLHIQGQQHSTQFGGRSIRITLLLVLSIFLIVPFLICSA